From Natronorubrum halophilum, a single genomic window includes:
- a CDS encoding ABC transporter ATP-binding protein, with product MISVEEIDVHYGDLQVLWELSLEIRKSDSIVAIVGPNGAGKTTLLKTLSGVLRPTNGSIEMFGEETHDLPPSAIVRRGFVHVSEKRNLFHDLTVYENLRMGAYTHRDDFEETYEEVVDMFPVLEERRDQKAGTLSGGEQQMLAIGRGLMAHPNVLALDEPSGALAPQLADRVFEKIAEISEEITVILIEQHVDRALELSDRVYLLENGRIATEGTGAEMLESAHVKETYLSS from the coding sequence ATGATCTCGGTAGAAGAGATCGACGTTCACTACGGCGATCTCCAGGTGCTGTGGGAACTCTCGCTCGAGATCAGAAAGAGCGACTCAATCGTCGCGATCGTCGGTCCGAACGGAGCGGGGAAGACGACCCTCCTCAAGACGCTCTCGGGGGTGCTCAGGCCGACGAACGGTAGTATCGAAATGTTCGGCGAGGAGACGCACGATCTCCCTCCGAGCGCAATCGTCCGGCGGGGGTTCGTCCACGTGTCGGAAAAAAGAAACCTGTTCCACGATCTGACGGTGTACGAGAACCTCCGAATGGGCGCGTACACGCACCGTGACGACTTCGAGGAGACCTACGAGGAGGTCGTCGACATGTTCCCCGTTCTCGAGGAGCGCCGCGACCAGAAGGCGGGGACGCTCAGCGGCGGCGAACAGCAGATGCTCGCGATCGGACGCGGGCTGATGGCACACCCGAACGTCTTAGCGCTTGACGAACCGTCCGGCGCGCTCGCGCCGCAGTTGGCGGATCGGGTCTTCGAGAAGATAGCGGAGATCAGCGAAGAGATCACGGTCATCCTCATCGAACAACACGTCGATCGAGCCCTCGAGCTTTCGGATCGCGTCTACCTGCTCGAGAACGGTCGAATCGCGACCGAAGGGACCGGGGCCGAGATGCTCGAAAGCGCTCACGTGAAAGAGACCTACCTGAGTAGCTGA
- a CDS encoding ABC transporter substrate-binding protein, whose amino-acid sequence MTRTPKTRMNRRNYIKAAGAGVSTSILAGCFISDEESGDTITIVALEPLSGVFSVYGSRHRDGAEFAAEQINADGGVRDQDIKIDVVDTEGTAQETVTAFTEAIDRNNAVAGIGPGASEAAIRGGDVALQNEVPLYLHAAGAVAANPRDNDFVFRTSLPATPTVGRAQAQIIEEGGYNNIGVIFEDGVWGDEYGAAIDEYFPDDITLTTETAPIPETDFVPLLRGFPDDTEVILGSGHPAGVSSMYNQVYEVGLDPDLYLGAITPMEADYDALGDGIEESFASFNATDMYSDDYADVASTYLEETGDVFDHAQVNGYVSVRLIADSIAEAGSADPVDIAEATRTGSFDLLFGSPIEYTEWGEVENSVQIYNSFTIGESPDHWPDVGFAPEETFRTDPLPAYEPGELDI is encoded by the coding sequence ATGACTAGAACGCCTAAGACGCGCATGAACAGACGTAACTACATTAAAGCAGCTGGCGCCGGCGTCAGTACGTCGATCCTCGCCGGGTGTTTCATCAGCGACGAGGAGAGCGGTGATACGATCACGATCGTCGCCCTCGAACCGCTGTCGGGCGTGTTCTCGGTGTACGGTTCGCGGCACCGAGACGGTGCCGAATTCGCGGCCGAACAGATAAACGCCGACGGCGGCGTCCGCGATCAGGACATCAAGATCGACGTCGTCGACACTGAAGGCACGGCCCAGGAGACGGTGACGGCCTTCACGGAGGCGATCGACCGGAACAACGCAGTCGCGGGGATCGGACCGGGCGCGTCCGAGGCGGCGATTCGGGGCGGCGACGTCGCACTACAAAACGAGGTCCCGCTGTACCTCCACGCAGCAGGTGCCGTCGCAGCGAACCCGCGAGACAACGACTTCGTCTTCCGGACGAGCCTTCCCGCGACCCCAACGGTCGGGAGAGCGCAGGCACAGATTATCGAAGAGGGAGGGTACAACAACATCGGCGTCATCTTCGAGGACGGCGTCTGGGGGGACGAGTACGGCGCTGCGATAGACGAGTACTTCCCCGACGACATCACCCTCACTACCGAGACCGCACCGATTCCCGAAACGGACTTCGTCCCCTTGCTGCGCGGATTCCCCGACGACACCGAGGTGATACTCGGCAGCGGTCACCCGGCGGGTGTCAGCAGCATGTACAACCAGGTGTACGAAGTCGGTCTCGACCCGGATCTGTACCTCGGTGCCATCACGCCGATGGAGGCGGACTACGACGCGCTCGGAGACGGCATCGAAGAGTCGTTCGCCTCGTTCAACGCGACGGATATGTACAGCGACGACTACGCGGACGTGGCGTCGACGTACCTGGAGGAAACCGGAGACGTCTTCGACCACGCGCAGGTCAACGGGTACGTCTCGGTTCGGTTGATCGCCGACTCGATAGCGGAGGCGGGATCGGCCGATCCGGTCGACATCGCCGAGGCGACGCGAACGGGCTCTTTCGACCTCCTGTTCGGTTCGCCGATCGAGTACACGGAGTGGGGAGAGGTCGAGAATTCGGTTCAGATCTACAACTCCTTTACCATCGGCGAGTCGCCGGACCACTGGCCCGACGTCGGCTTCGCCCCGGAAGAAACGTTCCGGACGGATCCGCTCCCGGCGTACGAGCCCGGCGAACTTGACATATAA
- a CDS encoding FAD-dependent oxidoreductase: MPELRITRLEDVGDQTAAIEVEAPTDFEAYPGQFVLVRATINGEEETGYYTISSPDVEERFEMTVAVDPDGTLGPWLVERALGETITVEGPFGDIQYVDDGVALVFAGGPGIGPAVGIAERARRLDHDVTIVYGGDQPPHGDRLDTLKERGATIVLSDDLEEAVDSIDPSAFEIYVFGFQQFVEEARDALSRAGIDLDTVEIESFGPE, translated from the coding sequence ATGCCGGAACTACGAATCACCAGGCTCGAGGACGTCGGTGACCAGACCGCCGCTATCGAAGTCGAAGCGCCGACCGATTTCGAGGCGTACCCCGGACAGTTCGTACTGGTTCGAGCAACCATCAACGGCGAGGAAGAGACCGGATATTACACGATTTCCTCCCCCGACGTCGAGGAGCGATTCGAAATGACGGTTGCGGTCGATCCCGACGGGACGCTCGGTCCGTGGCTCGTCGAACGCGCGCTCGGAGAGACGATCACCGTCGAGGGACCGTTCGGCGACATCCAGTACGTCGACGACGGCGTCGCTCTCGTGTTCGCGGGCGGGCCCGGTATCGGTCCGGCGGTCGGTATCGCCGAGCGCGCCCGGCGGCTGGATCACGATGTGACGATCGTTTACGGTGGCGACCAACCGCCACACGGGGATCGCCTCGATACCCTGAAAGAACGCGGTGCAACGATCGTTCTCTCGGACGATCTCGAGGAGGCAGTCGACTCGATCGATCCCTCGGCGTTCGAGATATACGTATTTGGCTTCCAACAGTTCGTCGAAGAGGCGAGAGACGCGCTCTCTCGGGCCGGAATCGACCTCGATACCGTCGAGATAGAGAGTTTCGGGCCCGAGTAG
- a CDS encoding branched-chain amino acid ABC transporter permease, producing the protein MNRNYYHLAIVALVLALIPPLFFAPGMSYIARIFILMALYAILTTALNIVFGHTDQLLLFTGAVAAIGAYTTALGAQWLGVSPWITLLLGASFAGIVGIVVTYVAAIRNLTVIVISILTLALQFSLIELINSLRDITGGVTGLVFNDLRIRPLENLPWFTEDIVLFYTLGAILLALLALYQYLMNSKYGLAFEMIRQDETAAKSIGLNVVKYKVIAGFIATFAIGLAGPFFGQLSGFIGPGTFTFNNIDVMILIMLIVGGLRTMYGPLIGAAVIIYLNEQLRNFAEYRSILFGLLLMALFLYFRQGLVPFAERYLDKYGVRQRATDLLVRS; encoded by the coding sequence ATGAACCGGAATTACTACCACCTCGCGATCGTCGCGCTCGTACTGGCGCTCATTCCACCGCTATTCTTCGCTCCCGGTATGAGTTACATCGCGCGTATCTTCATTCTGATGGCGCTGTACGCGATCCTGACGACGGCGCTCAACATCGTCTTCGGCCACACCGATCAGTTGCTCCTGTTTACGGGAGCAGTCGCTGCGATCGGCGCCTACACGACGGCCCTCGGAGCACAGTGGCTCGGCGTTTCCCCCTGGATCACCCTCCTACTGGGTGCCTCTTTCGCCGGGATCGTCGGTATCGTCGTGACCTACGTCGCGGCCATCCGCAATCTCACGGTCATCGTCATCTCGATTCTCACGCTCGCGCTGCAGTTTTCCCTCATCGAGTTGATTAACAGTCTGCGAGATATCACGGGCGGCGTCACGGGTCTCGTGTTCAACGACCTCCGAATTCGGCCGCTCGAGAACCTCCCCTGGTTCACCGAGGACATCGTCCTTTTCTACACTCTCGGTGCGATCCTCCTCGCGCTACTGGCGCTCTACCAGTATCTAATGAACTCGAAGTACGGGCTCGCGTTCGAGATGATTCGCCAGGACGAGACGGCGGCGAAATCCATCGGGCTCAACGTCGTCAAGTACAAGGTGATCGCCGGGTTCATCGCGACGTTCGCTATCGGACTGGCCGGTCCGTTCTTCGGCCAGCTCTCGGGGTTCATCGGCCCCGGCACGTTCACGTTCAACAACATCGACGTGATGATTCTCATCATGCTCATCGTCGGTGGGCTCCGGACGATGTACGGACCGCTCATCGGTGCGGCGGTGATCATCTACCTGAACGAGCAACTCAGGAACTTCGCCGAGTACCGTTCGATTCTCTTCGGGCTGTTACTCATGGCGCTCTTCCTCTACTTCCGACAGGGACTCGTCCCCTTCGCCGAGCGGTACCTCGACAAGTACGGCGTCAGGCAGCGCGCCACCGATCTGCTGGTCCGTTCGTAG
- a CDS encoding ABC transporter ATP-binding protein has product MLTVSGVTKRFGGLTAVDDVSLSIDRNEIVGLIGPNGAGKTTLFNTIAGVYAPETGSIAFRGEELIGKGPHKIAQHGITRTFQTARTFNESTVLDNVLAGAVFGKEDPDTMAEERENVRRYLEFIGLDEKADEDASSLTIAHRKQLELARALASEPELILVDEIGSGLTPTELDELSRNLRQTRDEFGISVFWIEHVMDAIMNATDRIIVLNQGQKIADGTPTQIQQDSHVAEAYLGGAEA; this is encoded by the coding sequence ATGCTAACGGTTAGCGGTGTTACCAAACGCTTCGGCGGGTTGACCGCAGTCGACGACGTCAGTCTCAGCATCGACCGCAACGAGATCGTCGGCCTGATCGGCCCCAACGGGGCGGGAAAGACGACGCTTTTCAACACGATCGCCGGAGTGTATGCGCCGGAGACGGGCTCGATCGCGTTCCGCGGGGAAGAGCTGATCGGGAAGGGACCCCACAAAATCGCACAGCACGGTATCACCCGAACCTTCCAGACGGCGCGAACGTTCAACGAATCCACGGTGCTCGACAACGTCCTCGCCGGCGCTGTGTTCGGAAAGGAGGACCCCGATACGATGGCGGAAGAACGAGAGAACGTCCGGCGGTATCTCGAGTTCATCGGTCTCGACGAGAAGGCCGACGAGGATGCGAGCAGCCTCACGATCGCTCATCGAAAACAACTCGAATTAGCGCGAGCGCTCGCGTCGGAGCCGGAGCTCATTCTGGTCGACGAGATCGGAAGTGGATTGACACCGACCGAACTCGACGAACTATCCCGAAATCTCCGACAGACCCGGGACGAATTCGGCATCTCCGTGTTCTGGATCGAACACGTGATGGACGCGATCATGAACGCGACCGATCGAATCATCGTCCTCAATCAGGGGCAGAAAATCGCCGACGGAACGCCGACGCAGATTCAACAGGATAGCCACGTCGCCGAGGCGTACCTCGGAGGTGCGGAGGCGTAA
- a CDS encoding CoA-transferase subunit beta, with protein sequence MTEYTDTELMISRASQELQDGDTTLVGVGIPNLACNLAKRTHAPDLEMIYESGTIDSNPSKLPLSIGDPVLATGARSIVPMIQGFGYYLQSGRIDVGFLGGAQIDRYGNINSTVIGDYDDPTVRLPGSGGACEIASNTDRTIIITPHSRRRFPDEVDFVTSPGYVGGRTNRERLGLRGGPEAVITDKAVMRFDDGGEMYVESLHPGVTRDTVQQATGWELQFSSELVETNPPTEREIDLIRNDLDPDGVYTD encoded by the coding sequence ATGACCGAGTATACTGATACCGAACTGATGATCTCTCGCGCGTCACAGGAACTGCAAGACGGCGACACGACGCTCGTCGGGGTCGGAATCCCCAACCTCGCCTGCAACCTCGCGAAACGAACGCACGCGCCGGACCTGGAGATGATCTACGAGTCGGGAACCATCGACTCGAACCCGTCGAAATTACCCCTCTCAATCGGGGATCCCGTCCTCGCGACGGGCGCTCGGAGCATCGTCCCGATGATACAGGGGTTCGGCTACTACCTCCAGTCCGGACGCATCGACGTCGGCTTTCTCGGGGGCGCACAGATCGATCGGTACGGAAACATCAACTCGACGGTCATCGGCGACTACGACGATCCGACGGTGCGCCTTCCCGGCAGCGGTGGTGCATGTGAGATCGCGAGCAACACGGATCGAACGATAATCATTACGCCGCACAGTCGCCGTCGATTCCCGGACGAAGTCGATTTCGTCACGAGTCCCGGCTACGTCGGCGGTCGTACCAACCGCGAGCGACTCGGCCTCCGGGGCGGTCCCGAAGCCGTCATCACGGACAAAGCGGTGATGCGGTTCGACGACGGCGGCGAGATGTACGTCGAGTCGCTGCATCCCGGCGTGACGAGAGACACCGTCCAGCAGGCGACCGGATGGGAACTGCAATTCAGCTCCGAACTCGTCGAGACGAACCCACCGACCGAGCGGGAGATCGATCTCATCCGGAACGATCTGGATCCGGACGGCGTCTACACGGATTGA
- a CDS encoding SDR family NAD(P)-dependent oxidoreductase, producing the protein MSDLLTGKTAVVTGGASGIGRGIALKLASHGADIVVADLRETPRTRETTPTLEAIEAETGSQGRFVECDVTNYEDVVDAVDAADEFGGIDVMVNNAGIVHPVEFFETDDDDFEALVSVNLKGAYFGCQAAGERMLENGDGSIINVASTAAEQGFVEPGSILYCAAKGGVKSMTFAIADLLGPEVRVNAIQPGFTDETGLAENHDAEAARARAAETSLDRLGKPDDLGNVAVFLASDLSSYVTAEGILVDGGWVNTGGP; encoded by the coding sequence ATGTCTGACCTACTGACCGGAAAGACAGCTGTCGTAACGGGCGGTGCGAGCGGCATCGGCCGCGGTATCGCACTGAAACTGGCCTCCCACGGCGCAGATATCGTCGTCGCCGACCTGCGAGAGACGCCACGAACACGGGAGACGACACCGACGCTGGAGGCGATCGAAGCGGAGACCGGTTCGCAGGGTCGCTTCGTCGAATGCGACGTGACGAACTACGAGGACGTGGTCGACGCGGTCGATGCGGCGGACGAGTTCGGCGGAATCGACGTGATGGTCAACAACGCGGGTATCGTTCATCCAGTCGAGTTCTTCGAAACCGACGACGACGACTTCGAGGCGCTCGTGAGCGTCAACCTGAAGGGCGCGTACTTCGGCTGTCAGGCCGCCGGCGAGCGAATGCTGGAAAACGGCGACGGGTCCATCATCAACGTCGCGAGCACCGCCGCGGAACAGGGTTTCGTCGAACCCGGCTCCATCCTCTACTGTGCGGCGAAAGGCGGCGTGAAATCGATGACGTTCGCGATCGCCGACCTGCTCGGACCGGAGGTGCGGGTGAACGCGATTCAGCCGGGGTTCACCGACGAGACCGGACTCGCCGAAAACCACGACGCCGAAGCCGCGAGGGCTCGAGCGGCCGAAACGTCGCTGGATCGCCTCGGAAAACCGGACGATCTGGGCAACGTCGCCGTCTTCCTGGCGAGTGATCTCTCGTCGTACGTGACCGCGGAAGGGATCCTGGTCGACGGCGGCTGGGTTAATACCGGTGGCCCCTGA
- a CDS encoding branched-chain amino acid ABC transporter permease, with translation MATNTLVRIGALLVDGISIGLLYAMLGLGITLVFGLGGVLNLALGAFTVIAILLTFELTGSVPVVVAAVIAIAVTAAFGLFLDRTLLQLVYRSEGDERLLLGIFTTLGLSIALQGALSLRYSGEFSVPIHIDTVELSGAFIRGSSILIIVASLIILSGMYLFFSRTYTGLATRTIMQDETGALFCGIDTKRMRTFVFVLSVAIAAVAGVLYGTSFETSVAGAFDLTITAVIVSIVGGVTSILGVVVAGIGLGILTTFISAYLGAYISTIALFGIAIGALLVKPEGIQ, from the coding sequence ATGGCGACAAATACACTCGTACGAATAGGTGCGTTACTCGTAGACGGGATCAGTATCGGGCTCTTATACGCGATGCTCGGGTTGGGAATTACGCTCGTGTTTGGACTCGGCGGGGTTTTGAATCTGGCGCTGGGCGCGTTCACAGTTATCGCGATCCTGCTCACGTTCGAACTGACCGGCAGTGTCCCCGTCGTCGTTGCGGCAGTCATCGCGATTGCCGTGACGGCGGCGTTCGGACTGTTTCTCGATCGAACCCTCCTCCAACTGGTCTACCGATCCGAGGGAGACGAGCGCCTTCTGCTAGGCATTTTCACGACCCTCGGGCTGTCGATCGCGCTTCAGGGCGCGCTCTCGCTGCGATATTCCGGCGAGTTCTCCGTCCCGATTCACATCGATACGGTAGAACTATCCGGTGCGTTCATCAGGGGAAGTTCGATACTCATAATCGTCGCTTCACTGATAATACTCTCGGGGATGTACCTCTTTTTCAGCCGCACGTACACCGGTCTGGCGACGCGGACGATAATGCAGGACGAAACCGGTGCGCTCTTCTGTGGCATCGACACCAAACGAATGCGGACGTTCGTTTTCGTGTTGAGCGTTGCCATCGCTGCGGTCGCCGGCGTGTTGTACGGGACATCGTTCGAGACCAGCGTCGCCGGCGCGTTCGACCTGACTATCACCGCCGTTATCGTCTCGATCGTCGGTGGCGTCACCAGCATTCTCGGCGTGGTCGTCGCCGGTATCGGTCTGGGGATACTGACGACGTTCATCAGCGCGTATCTCGGCGCGTATATCTCGACGATAGCGCTGTTCGGCATCGCGATCGGCGCGTTACTCGTTAAACCGGAGGGGATACAATGA
- a CDS encoding CoA transferase subunit A, producing MTEVVDMEYAISEAVDDGQSLYLGGFTHLIPFAAGHEIIRQGYEDLDLARATPDLVYDQMIAAGCASTVTFSWAGNPGVGSLRGFRRAVEDGVPNEIAIEEYSHFGLVSRLAAGAQDLPFLPLRTFIGSDYPDHTDSIRILENPYDDGPDEIPVVPPLNPDVAIVRAQRADEEGNAQVWGIVGEIVEAAFAADTVVLSVEEIVDKRVIRSDPNRTLVPGTAVDYVVEEPYGSHPSYAQGYYDRDNEAYLEWDRRSETHESTTEWLDEWVYGVHDRAEYLEKLTTERFLDLQPQTSYATPIDMGDY from the coding sequence ATGACAGAAGTAGTAGATATGGAGTACGCGATTTCGGAGGCCGTCGACGATGGACAGAGCCTGTACCTCGGTGGGTTCACCCATCTCATCCCGTTCGCCGCCGGCCACGAGATAATTCGCCAGGGGTACGAGGACCTCGACCTCGCCAGGGCGACGCCGGATCTGGTTTACGACCAGATGATTGCGGCGGGTTGTGCGAGTACGGTGACCTTCTCTTGGGCGGGAAATCCCGGCGTTGGCAGCCTCCGCGGGTTCCGACGGGCAGTCGAGGACGGAGTCCCGAACGAGATCGCGATCGAAGAGTACTCTCATTTCGGGCTCGTTTCCCGGCTGGCCGCCGGCGCACAGGACCTCCCGTTCCTCCCGCTCCGGACGTTCATCGGATCGGACTATCCGGACCACACTGACTCGATCAGGATCCTCGAGAACCCATACGACGACGGACCGGACGAGATTCCGGTGGTCCCGCCCCTCAACCCGGACGTCGCGATCGTTCGCGCCCAGCGAGCGGACGAAGAGGGGAACGCGCAGGTGTGGGGAATCGTCGGCGAGATAGTGGAGGCAGCGTTCGCCGCCGACACCGTCGTGTTGAGCGTCGAAGAGATCGTAGACAAACGGGTCATCCGGAGCGATCCGAACAGAACGCTCGTTCCAGGAACCGCGGTCGACTACGTAGTTGAGGAGCCGTACGGATCGCATCCGTCGTACGCACAGGGGTACTACGACAGAGACAACGAGGCGTACCTCGAGTGGGATCGCCGATCCGAGACGCACGAATCGACGACGGAATGGCTCGACGAGTGGGTGTACGGCGTCCACGATCGGGCCGAGTATCTCGAGAAGTTGACAACCGAACGGTTCCTCGACCTGCAGCCGCAGACGAGCTACGCGACACCGATCGATATGGGTGACTACTGA
- a CDS encoding alpha/beta fold hydrolase: MVSHTVYSGDLALRVEEVGSGRPVLLVHGYSQSRLCWRKQFESPLTEDLRLIAMDNRGHGDSDNPRDAYEESELWAEDIRSVITALDLEDCILVGWSYGGLVVLDYVETFGTDGIAGINLVGAVSSIGTEMATERLGPEYIDLVSGFVSTDVEESVETMRQFVELCVYNDLSPEDRAYMLGYNVVVPPHVRDSLRDRTVSHETELADLDVPVLLTHGDEDDVVLPAASRQYADLIDDAAYSAYPETGHSPFWERPERFNRELREFALEV; encoded by the coding sequence ATGGTTTCCCACACCGTCTATAGCGGCGATTTGGCGCTTCGCGTCGAGGAGGTCGGAAGCGGCCGGCCGGTGTTGCTCGTTCACGGCTACTCCCAGAGTCGGCTGTGCTGGCGAAAGCAATTCGAGTCGCCACTCACGGAGGATCTCCGACTGATCGCGATGGACAACCGCGGCCACGGCGACTCGGACAATCCCCGCGACGCGTACGAGGAGTCCGAACTGTGGGCCGAGGATATTCGATCGGTCATAACGGCGCTCGATCTGGAAGACTGCATTCTCGTCGGCTGGTCGTACGGCGGATTAGTGGTTCTCGACTACGTCGAGACTTTCGGAACGGACGGGATTGCTGGCATCAACCTCGTTGGCGCGGTCTCATCGATCGGAACCGAGATGGCGACCGAGCGTCTCGGACCGGAGTACATCGATCTCGTGTCGGGATTCGTTTCAACCGATGTCGAAGAGAGCGTCGAAACGATGCGGCAGTTCGTGGAGCTGTGCGTCTACAACGACCTCTCGCCGGAAGACCGAGCGTACATGTTGGGATACAACGTCGTCGTCCCGCCGCACGTACGCGACAGCCTCCGCGACCGAACGGTGAGCCACGAGACCGAACTCGCGGATCTGGACGTCCCCGTCCTCCTCACGCACGGCGACGAAGACGACGTCGTGCTCCCCGCGGCCTCGCGACAGTACGCCGATCTCATCGACGACGCGGCGTATTCCGCTTATCCGGAAACGGGCCACTCACCGTTCTGGGAGCGACCTGAGCGGTTCAACCGCGAACTCCGGGAGTTCGCCCTCGAGGTGTAG